A region of the Cyanobium usitatum str. Tous genome:
TGGCCAGGCTGAAGGTGCTGGTGGAGGAGGCCTGCTCTTCCACTACCAGTGGGTTGACGCCCCAGCAAAGCTGCAGCTGCCGGGCCACACTCACCTCACTGGTTATCGCCAGAATTGGGGTGCTGGGGCGGAACTTGCTGACGTTGCGAGCCGTAGAGCCCCCCTTGGTGAGCGGCAAAATTGCGGCCGCATTCAGCTGGCGCGCAATGCTGCTCACCGCCTGGCAGATGGCATTGGGGATGGTGGTTGCCATGTGGCTATCGAGCACCCGCTGGGGGTAATCCCGCTCGATGCGCCGGGCGATTATGGCCATGGTGGCCACCGCTTCTACGGGGAAATCGCCCACAGCGCTCTCATTGGAGAGCATCACGGCATCGGTGCCGTCAAGGATGGCGTTGGCTACGTCGCTCACCTCGGCCCGGGTGGGCCTGGGGCAGCTCACCATCGAATCGAGCATCTGGGTGGCAGTGATCACCGGGATGCCGAGACTGTTGGCCTTGCGAATTAGCTCCTTCTGCAACAGGGGAACTTCTTCGGCGGGCATCTCGACGCCCAGGTCGCCCCGAGCCACCATCACCCCGTCGCAGAGGGGCAGGATGTCATCGATCTGATCGATGGCCTCAAACTTTTCGATCTTGGCCACCACGGGGGTGTTGTGGCCGTGGCTGCGGATCAGCTCGCGGATCTCGCGCATGTCCGAGGGGTTGCGCACAAAGCTGAGGGCGACCCAATCAACCCCCTGCTTCAGCCCAAAGGCCAGATCAATGCGGTCTTTCTCGGTGAGGGCACGGATAGAGAGCTGCACATCAGGGAAATTGACCCCCTTGTTGTTAGAGAGCACTCCACCAACGGTGACGCTGCAGAACAGGGTCTGCTCGGGCTTGTCGACGCTGTCGACCACCATCTCCACCCGGCCGTCATCCAGCAGGATGCGACTGCCTGGCACCACCTCATCGGCCAAGCCTGCGTAGGTGACGGTGGCAATCTTCTTATTGCAGGCCACATCCCTGGATGTGAGGGTGAACGGATCGCCCTTGGCCAGGGTGATCGGCCCATCGGCAAAACGGCCCAAACGAATTTTGGGACCCTGCAGGTCTTGAAGGATGCCGAGCTCAATGCCCAGCTCCGTTGACACCTGGCGAATCGTGGCGATGCGAGCCGCATGCTCACTGTGGTCGCCGTGAGAAAAATTGAGCCGGAAAGTAGTGGCGCCGGCGGCCACCAACTCCCGCAGCCGTTCGGCGGATTCCGTGGCAGGCCCGATCGTGGCCACGATCTTGGTGCGACGCATGAGATCGGGCTGGGGCATTTAAACGCCAACAGACGACTGGAAACTACCATCCAGGCCTGCAATGGGCAGCCTTAGGTGGATTTTCAGTTGTACCAAGAGCGTTGCCGCGCCACGGCCCTCTACCCCGATGCCGGCGCCAACCCCATCTATCCCACCCTGGGGCTGTGCGGTGAGGCTGGCGAGGTGGCCGACAAGGTCAAAAAGGTGCTGCGCGACCATCAGGGCAACTTCTCGCCTGAAGTGATTGCAGACCTGAAGCTCGAGCTTGGTGATGTGCTCTGGTACGTGGCCCAGCTTGCGACCGAACTTGGCCTGGAGCTAGAGCAAATTGCCCAGACCAACATCGACAAACTGGCCAGCCGCGCCGCCCGTAACGTGATTGGAGGCAGTGGTGACAGGCGGTGAGCAAGCAAGGTATTGGGCTTGGGCTACGGCATGCGCTAGCCAATTGGCTGGGGCGGCTGCTCGGCCTCCTAGTCATTGGTGCGCTGCTGCTGCCAGCTCCTGCCTGGGCAGCGGATCTGCAGGTATCTGAGCTGAGCATTGAACCCTGCCCCGCCGAGGACATCGGCGCCCAGCCGGAATTGCGGCGTCCTGCTGGCGCCAGCTGCTACGCCCTGCGCGGCAGCGTGGTCAATCCAACCCGCAAGCCCGTTGTCGATACCGACGTCTTTGCCCTGATCGTTGATTCAAGTGGCGAGCCGGTGCTGCAAAACCGCACCCGGGTGGGTTCGATCGGTGATGTGCCCCCTGGCACCTCTGCCTTTGCCCTGCGCCTATCGGTGCCGGCTGGCACCCCTGGACCGCTCAGCTTCCGCAATGTCAAGGCGAGGGGTTTCAGCGCACCGGTGCGCAGCCGCGCTGGCGTCGATGACGAGTTGCTGCCCCTTGAACAGGCGTTAGCTGATCAGTAGCCAGCTCCCAGCACCGAAACGCTGGCGCCTTCGAGCAGGCTCTGCACCAGTTGCAAGGCAATGAAGGCCACGATCGCCGAAAGGTCGAGGCCGCCTAGGGGCGGAATCAGGCCGCGGAAGGCGTTGAGGTAGGGATCGGTGATCGAGCTCACCGTCGAGAGCACCGGATTGCCCCAGTCGAGATTGGGAAACCAGCTCAGCAACACCCGCACCAGCAACACCAGGGTGTAGATGCTGAGGGTCTGGGCCAGAACCTGCAGCAGGAAACTCAGGGCGTCCATGGAATTTTGTTAGTGGCTTAACTCTAGGCAGCTTGCTTCCACAGGTCAGCCTCAGCCTTGATAGCAAAGGTGCGGTGGAACTTCTCGCTGAGGGTGAGCCAGTAGGAGCGGCCCTCGCTTTGGCGCTTGCGCTCGATGAAATTTTGGGCTAGTAGCTCCTTGATGTGGTCGTAGGCGCCGGAGCCGCGCAGCTCGACTAGATCCGATTGCAAGATCCGTTTTTTGAGCGCAATCGTGGCCAGGGTGCGCAGGGCGGCAGTGGATAGGTCCACGGGCAGGAGGTTCTGAACCAGGTCGGCCAGCCCATCGCGCAGCTGCAGGCTGTAGCGGTTGCCCTCCTGGCGCACTTCCAGGGCCGTATCCCGGTGGGCGTAATCGGTGATCAAGGTGATCAAGCCAAGCTCCGCCTCCTCTCGGCTAACCGCAGCGATCTCAGCCAGCTCTGCCAGGCTGAGGGGCCGGCCTTTCAAGTAGAGGATCGCCTCCATCCGGGCGGGCAGGGATAGGCCCTGAATCAGCCCCGTGCTTTGCATGACCGCAGGTTACCGCAGCTTTTTTGGCTCATGCCAGGGCTGGCAGGGGCGCTGAGCTGGGCCCCAAAAACAGCTTGTAGGCGGGGTTGGCCGATTCGTCCCAGTGCTGATAGCCCAGGCCATCGAGAAACTCCTGCCAGGCGGGTCTGTCAGCGCGAGGCACCTGCACCCCCACCACGATCCGCCCCACGTCG
Encoded here:
- a CDS encoding YggT family protein; translation: MDALSFLLQVLAQTLSIYTLVLLVRVLLSWFPNLDWGNPVLSTVSSITDPYLNAFRGLIPPLGGLDLSAIVAFIALQLVQSLLEGASVSVLGAGY
- the scpB gene encoding SMC-Scp complex subunit ScpB; this encodes MQSTGLIQGLSLPARMEAILYLKGRPLSLAELAEIAAVSREEAELGLITLITDYAHRDTALEVRQEGNRYSLQLRDGLADLVQNLLPVDLSTAALRTLATIALKKRILQSDLVELRGSGAYDHIKELLAQNFIERKRQSEGRSYWLTLSEKFHRTFAIKAEADLWKQAA
- a CDS encoding nucleoside triphosphate pyrophosphohydrolase family protein, translating into MDFQLYQERCRATALYPDAGANPIYPTLGLCGEAGEVADKVKKVLRDHQGNFSPEVIADLKLELGDVLWYVAQLATELGLELEQIAQTNIDKLASRAARNVIGGSGDRR
- the pyk gene encoding pyruvate kinase; this encodes MPQPDLMRRTKIVATIGPATESAERLRELVAAGATTFRLNFSHGDHSEHAARIATIRQVSTELGIELGILQDLQGPKIRLGRFADGPITLAKGDPFTLTSRDVACNKKIATVTYAGLADEVVPGSRILLDDGRVEMVVDSVDKPEQTLFCSVTVGGVLSNNKGVNFPDVQLSIRALTEKDRIDLAFGLKQGVDWVALSFVRNPSDMREIRELIRSHGHNTPVVAKIEKFEAIDQIDDILPLCDGVMVARGDLGVEMPAEEVPLLQKELIRKANSLGIPVITATQMLDSMVSCPRPTRAEVSDVANAILDGTDAVMLSNESAVGDFPVEAVATMAIIARRIERDYPQRVLDSHMATTIPNAICQAVSSIARQLNAAAILPLTKGGSTARNVSKFRPSTPILAITSEVSVARQLQLCWGVNPLVVEEQASSTSTFSLAMGKARELGFLRDGDLVVQTAGTLSGISGSTDFIKVGIVSAVLSKGTGVGTGSVSGRVRLVDSPEAAAAIQSGEILVMHETGADYVEAIRKAKGVITEAGGLDSHAALIAQRTGLPTIVGVSNAIANLRQGEIVTMDLQRGEVHRGARSHDANDRSAIV